In Oncorhynchus gorbuscha isolate QuinsamMale2020 ecotype Even-year linkage group LG03, OgorEven_v1.0, whole genome shotgun sequence, the DNA window ttcctctcagtactgggctttctctcagtcctgggcttcccctcagttccgggctgcccctcagttccgggctgcccctcagtctcgagctgcccctcagtcccgagctgcccctcagtcccgagctgcccctcagtcccgagttgcccctcagttccgagctgcccctcagtcccgagctgcccctcagtcccgagctgcctcagtcccgagctgcccctcagtcccgagctgcccctgagtcacgagctgctcctcagttcagtgggcttcagggtgttttgtgttttcgttgattgtttggtcaggccagggtgtgacatgggtttgttttgttgtatttcgtattggggttttgtggttattgggattgcggctgagtaggggtgttgtatgggcttggctgcctgaggcggttctcaatcagagtcaggtgattctcgttgtctctgattgggaaccgtatttaggtagcctgggtttctctttgtatttcatgggtgattgttcctgtctctgtgtagtttcaccagataggctgtaattaggttttcacgttccgtttgttgttttgcttttgtattaagttatttcatgtatcgctcttcatttattaaagacatgagtaaccaccatgctgcattttggtccgactctctttctacaaacgaagaacgccgttacacattgGATATCAAAAATATAATTTCCCTTGTGATGTAGCCAACCATGAGGATCTATTATTTAagcttcatttaactaggcaagtcagttaagaacaaagtcttatttacaatgatggcctactgtaccccggccaaaccctaacaatgccaggccaattgtgcgacgccctatgggactcccaatcacggccgattgTGACACAACCTGGAataaaaccagggtctgtagggacGCCTCTAGCACTTTTGTTGTGGAAGAGCAGGGGCCTCCTGACTGAGAAGAAAGAGTCTGTGCTGGAGACCCTGTTGTGGAGTTGGCTCTCGAGTGCCGTGCGAAGCTTCTCCACCCTATCAGTGTATTTCCTCTCAAGGATCATAACTTTACCCCTGTAGGAGCAGAGAAAGGAAACATGAGTTAAACAGCCCTACAATATATAGCTCCCGTAAGCTTCATTGAAAGAGATCCTCATCAGTTCAATATGGTCCATTTGATGTGGTCCCTTATGTTGGATGTGCTGTAAGTGTTATGCAgttgaatgaggacccaaaagcgacttaacagaaacagagtttattccagtcttaacagaaaacgactaatcctgaattctttcacaggtaatgtccaaacaggaataactgaaatcctctagtctgtagaggggaacaacaggagaagcggccacagactgcaggtcgcttcgggttggcgcaggccgtagctgatagagacacctgctcacacgcagcatctgatgaaggcaaaagcacgacaggacggaacaagaacacagtacagcaaacaaggatccgacaaggacagaagaggaaacagagggagaaatagggactctaatcagagggcaaaataggggacaggtgtgaaagagtaaacgaggtagttaggagaatgaggaacagctgggagcaggaacggaacgaagagagagagagagagagagagagagagagagagagagagagagagagagagagagagagagatagagaaagggaaagaacctaataagaccagcagggggaaacgaatagaagagaaagcacagggacaagacatgagaatctatgacaaaacatgacagtaaggTCTTTGTATATTGCCTGCTTTGAAATGAGGATGACTCAGTGTGCTTTCAGTGTGCGATGTCTCTGATTTTAACCTAATTTTCCTTTACCTTTATATCAGCTCTCACTACGCTTTAATGTGATGTAGCTTCTCATAGTATTTTTGGCAATCACGAGGCCCTCGTGACAATAGAAAGTGCACAAATTGCTTGAATTAATTCAATACAATGGCCCTGATCCAAATGAAAAGGTGGGAGGTGCCCTTAAAAATGCCCGCTTCCCCCCTCCCATTCGTAGCATGATGTGTTATGGATGGAAACTAACCAATGAGCATTGACTACAACTGATACGTGGTGGGAACGTGGTGAGAACATGGAGTACATCCTCTGTCTGTGGACATTTCACATGTTCATTGGAGATGTTAAGCATGAAGTGTCCATGGCAGAGAAACGCATTTTCACTCCAAATTCCTTTACTGTGAACATTGCTAGAGTATTCAAGTAAGATCCATTTCATTGCATCATATAAactattaaataaaaataattgaaTACAAATTGACATTGTAGTGCTATTACAATTGTAATAAGGGTGGTATTGGTATTAGTAATTTGTATTGACTATTTGATTCGGTGGTAATAGTATAATACAACATGGTTTTTTAAATCTTGTATTTTCATATATTTAGTGAAAAAGTCATTATAATATCTAAAATACTTTGAAGTTTGACTTTTTACTTGCCCTTTTCCTACATTCTCACGCTTTCTATTTCATCTCCCTGAGCAGGTCTCACGTGGCCCATTGGGTGATTATAGTGTCCCATCTGTCCAGATGGTGTGCCTGTGAAAGCCTTGTGAGAGCCTGGTTGACTGCACTGTGGCTGGGCAGGGCCTTGGTCACTTGAGCTTTGTGTGACGGGGCACACTTCCTTTGTGTGTCCGCCCCAGTGTCATTAACACTGAAGTGTGGGAAACTCAGGACCATGGCAGCTCTCACGTTCCACTTGGGTAGGAAGGGAGCTTGTGACTGGGACGCAGCCAGTGGCAGGCAGGACAGGCAGCTGTGTGTCTAAAGGTTGTGGGGCCTGCATTTCTATCAGTAGACGTGAAAGTGTGCTAAAAGAGTAACAGTCCATATCTACATGTGGAGCTTTCCAGAACTCAATACTGGATATATTAATGGGTTGATGTGAAGACTTTTCATGGCAGTAACTGCTACAACTGTGCAATGTTTATAACTCACAGAAATCTACTACCTGACAAATATACCAGACCACACCAAAGACtaactttattttttattatttttatttttttcacctttatttaaccaggttggccagttgagaacaagttctcatttacaactgcgacctggccaagataaagcaaagcagtgtgacacagacaacaacacagagttatacatggaataaacaaacgtacagtcaataacacaatagtaaaaaaaggctatatacagtgtttgcaaatggcatgaggaggtaaggcagtaaataagccatagtagcgaagtaattacaatttagcaaatgaacactggagtgatagataaaTGTTGTcctatcattacatcattacatctttACATGACATTACACCAAAGACCCAAGGATTTTGAATAGCTCATGGATATGAACAATTTAGGCTATTGGAAACAACCTGCTCCATGAAGCTAATGGACAACACAGTAGCTCCATGTGCCGTTAGACTCACAGCCCTGCCCCAGATCTCTCAGTCTCACACCTACTGTATGTGTGCCCTGTGCCGAAACACTTTGTGCTCACTCTTTATTCTGTGATAATGGCAGAAGATGAGCAAACTCCTTCCTCTGGGGTCACCACTTTCccagatccataacaacaccatgtcagcccccctccctccctcccctcccagccttcctctccctccccatctattcaattcaattcaaggggctttattggcatgggaaacatatgttaacattgccaaagcaagtgaagtagataatatacaaaagttaaataaacaataaaaattaacagtaaacattacactcacagaagttccaaaataataaagacattacaattgtcatacagtgttgtaacgatgtgcaaatggttaaagtacaaaagggaaaataaataaacataaatataggtggtatttacaatggtgtttgttcttcactggttgcccttttcctgTGGCAATAGGTCACATATATTGCTGCTGTGAATGGCACacggtggtatttcacccagtagatatgggagtttatcaaaaccaggtttgttttcgaattctttgtggatctgtgtaatctgaggaagatacgtgtctctaatatggtcatacatttggcaggaggttatgaagtgtagctcagtttccacctcattttgtaggcagtgtgcacatagcctgccttctcttgagagccaggtttgCCTACggaggcctttctcaatagcaaggctatgctcacagtggtcaggtattctattATCTGTTAATGACCAAACAGCATTATAGTTTGCTCTGTCTTTTTGTTAATtcattccaatgtgtcaagtaattatatttttgttttctcatgatttggttgggtctaattgtgttgctgttctgGGCACTGTGTGGTCTGTTTgtatttgtgaacagagccccaggacctgctttcttaggggactcttctctaggttcatctctctgtaggtgatgcctttgttatggaaggtttgggaatctcttccttttaagtggttgtagaatttaacagatattttctggattttgatatttAGTGGGTAtaggcctaattctgctctgcatggaTTATTTGGTGGTTTACGTTGTagactgaggatatttttgcagaattctgcatgcggagtctcaatttggtgtttgtcccattttgtgaattcttggttggtgagaggaccccagacctcacaatcataaagggcaatgggttctataactgattcaagcatttttagccagatcctaattgtcatgtcaaattttatgttccttttgatggcatagtatgcccttcttgccttgtctctcagatcgttcacagctttgtggaagttacctgtggcgctgatgtttaggccgaggtatgtatagttgttTGTGTGCTATATCAACCTGCTCCCGAGAGGCACACTCTTTGTCCTCCCAGCAATAAACACTTCATTGAGCATGTGGCAGCACGGGATCTCGCAATgcccctcccagccctcccattGGCTCCAGGCTGTGAGAACCTCCAACAAGCCCAAGACCTACACATTCATGTGGAGATTTAGGAGTATaaataggagggagaaccagAGGGAAGACAGCACATATCCAATTGGCTCTTTACTGAGACTTCAGCTCAACATTACTACTGCCACAGCCATGGCACCAACAATGACTAGACAGATTACCTACTCTGAGCAGAACCTCTCACTTACTAAGGTAAACAAATGCTTTGAATACATTCATACAGTACATTTCAATCTTATTCTATTGCTGTTAATTATACATGGCAAGTTGACTAAACTGTTCCTTGTTTTCTCTTTGTGCAGGTAAAGAAGCCAGCTGTGGAGAAGATGCGCAGAGATCGCATCAACACCAGCATCGAGCAGCTCAAGTCCCTCCTGGCTCCCgagttcctcctgcagcagccTGACTCCAAGCAGGAGAAGGCTGACATCTTGGAGATGACCGTCTATTTCCTGAGCCGACAGCAGCAGGCAGGGAGTTCCTCCACCGTGGTAGCCAATGGGAGCTACTCTCACTGTGTGCAGGAGGCTGTTAGCTTCCTGTCGCAGTGTGAGGTGAAGACACAGTCCCACAGCAGGCTGCTGACCCACTTCCACAGCCTGCAGACATCCAGCCAACACAGCCAGGCTCCCAGGTCCCTCTCCCCGCTGGGCTCCCCAATAGACCAGGCCACCACCAAGGGTGTGATGAGACCCATCTCCCATCCGCTCTGGAGGCCCTGGTAGAGCAACGCTTCAGACCTTTTCATGTCAGACAAACGGAATTAGACAGGCCAGTGTATGTTTTGACAAGCATGGACAGTGGTGTTCGGAGTGACGGAGGTCTACTTCTTCTGCATTTGGCAAGAGATGCTATGTCATTAGTCTTCATCCAGATGAAGAAAGGGCATGTTTCGCCAGTATTCCTTTGAAAGGAAGGATTCTATGAAATGATTCAGATTGGTCTGGATACATACTATGTATTTGAAAATGTACACTGAtttaataacagtgtttctcttATTTTATGTTCTCGTTTGAGAACCTTAACTCTGACAGTACAGAGTTAAATTATTGTAATAACATACTTGCATTTTATTTCTAACCGATATTGAGTTGCTACTCTTTGGGTCTGTGACCACCTGTTTGTTAGAATTTGTCAAACTCTTTGTCATTGAATGATAAAATGTATCAATTTGATGTAGCTATATTATCACACAAATGGGTCCAATGGATCTAAACTGAATGTAAATCATGTTATGATTATGTCAAATCAATGTCATTGATAATACAGTATTCAATGTTCAAAGAATATGTTCAAAAGTTCATTGTAACTTCGAAGATACACCTTTCCTAAAGAGATTTTGTGTATTCCACAAAAGGTTTTGTAAAGAAAAAAGCTTTTCTGTGAAAAGTTTGTTTGCCTTTATTGGTTTAAATGACACTCCATTTGGAGTGACATGCCATCAAGGGTTCGAAAATAAATTAAAAACTGCATTTTTGGTTTTATCTTCTCTGTCGTACGGAGTCATATATCTACACAACGTTCTCCACCCACATCCATTCTGATTACAACAGTAGTATGGCTAACTTTGTCATCCACAAAGTTAAAAAGAAGACCACTCTAGTTAGTATATAAAACATATTGGTTGATTGACTATATTCACAAACCTAAATTTAGATTGTGAGGAGCACCTATCCTAAAGGTATAGAGACGTCAGTTCAATATTGGTTCCTGATTGATAAACCAAAACCTTGAAACCTATTGTTGATTTGTGGTTGGACAAAACCTATGTACAgaaccattcaaaagtttggacacacctactcattcaagtgtttttctttattgttactattttcaaaactattaaataacacatatggaatcatgtagtaaccaaaaaagtgttaaacaactcaaaatatatt includes these proteins:
- the LOC124021591 gene encoding transcription factor HES-5-like, with the protein product MAPTMTRQITYSEQNLSLTKVKKPAVEKMRRDRINTSIEQLKSLLAPEFLLQQPDSKQEKADILEMTVYFLSRQQQAGSSSTVVANGSYSHCVQEAVSFLSQCEVKTQSHSRLLTHFHSLQTSSQHSQAPRSLSPLGSPIDQATTKGVMRPISHPLWRPW